The following are encoded in a window of Pseudomonas multiresinivorans genomic DNA:
- a CDS encoding FecR family protein gives MTSSPAPFDDDRISAEAAHWCARLHDAECSDAERAEFAQWLEVDPRHEEEYQAMLEIWQLSELLPPTPQVQPNLVVRPARHRARSQRRPRNGRRIAAIAAGLLVAIGAVWSAGWSAGLLPSRVGYYAAQPAPRMVELADGSKVELNSNSQLVFADFRDRRSAWLKSGGEAYFQVAHDTLQPFSVWTENGSVRVTGTRFNVWTDSHQMLVTLLEGSVVVSPPDSVDGNSAQLTPGMQARYLKGSERIELAQVAPAGAIAWTEGKLVIDDLTLQAAIPLINRYLKQPVFLDDATVAAMRIGGIYRTDDLQALVDSLPKVLPLELRKDNQGRTVLASRYVQL, from the coding sequence ATGACCAGCTCCCCCGCCCCGTTCGACGATGACCGCATCAGCGCCGAAGCCGCGCACTGGTGCGCGCGTCTGCACGATGCCGAGTGCAGCGATGCCGAGCGCGCCGAATTCGCGCAGTGGCTCGAAGTCGACCCGCGCCACGAGGAGGAGTACCAGGCGATGCTGGAGATCTGGCAGCTCTCGGAACTGCTGCCGCCTACTCCGCAGGTCCAGCCGAACCTCGTCGTCAGACCGGCACGCCATCGCGCACGCAGCCAGCGTCGTCCGCGTAACGGCAGGCGCATTGCCGCCATCGCCGCTGGCCTGCTGGTCGCCATCGGTGCCGTCTGGTCGGCGGGCTGGTCCGCTGGGCTGCTGCCCTCGCGGGTCGGCTATTACGCTGCGCAACCCGCGCCGCGCATGGTCGAACTGGCCGACGGCTCGAAAGTCGAGCTCAACAGCAATTCGCAACTGGTCTTCGCCGACTTCCGTGACCGCCGCAGCGCCTGGCTGAAAAGCGGCGGCGAGGCCTATTTCCAGGTTGCCCACGACACGCTGCAGCCCTTCTCGGTGTGGACCGAAAACGGCAGCGTGCGGGTCACCGGCACGCGCTTCAACGTCTGGACCGACTCCCACCAGATGCTGGTTACCCTGCTCGAAGGCTCGGTGGTGGTCAGCCCTCCCGACAGCGTCGACGGCAACAGTGCGCAACTCACACCTGGCATGCAGGCTCGCTACCTGAAGGGCAGCGAGCGTATCGAACTGGCCCAGGTAGCCCCCGCCGGAGCCATCGCCTGGACCGAAGGCAAGCTTGTGATCGACGACCTGACGCTCCAGGCCGCCATCCCGCTGATCAATCGCTATCTCAAGCAGCCGGTATTCCTCGACGACGCCACGGTCGCGGCCATGCGCATCGGCGGCATCTACCGCACGGACGACCTGCAGGCGCTGGTGGATTCGCTGCCCAAGGTCCTGCCGCTGGAGCTGCGCAAGGACAACCAGGGCCGTACGGTTCTCGCCAGCCGCTACGTTCAGCTCTGA
- a CDS encoding sigma-70 family RNA polymerase sigma factor — MPDGVESAFIRYYKELVLYLNRSLGDRQAAADVTQEAFLRLLDRKGDEHIEQPRAFLYRTAVNLSIDLHRRGRVRRTEELETLDREGCLDERCPQEEASRQQQLQLLQRALGELPENCRRAFVLRKVEGCSHVEIAETMGISRDMVEKHIVNAMKHCRLRLRAWGGQG, encoded by the coding sequence ATGCCCGACGGGGTGGAAAGCGCGTTCATCCGGTATTACAAGGAACTGGTCCTGTACCTCAATCGCAGCCTCGGCGACCGCCAGGCGGCTGCCGATGTGACGCAGGAAGCTTTTCTGCGCCTGCTCGACCGCAAGGGTGACGAGCATATCGAACAACCCCGCGCTTTTCTCTATCGCACGGCGGTGAACCTCAGTATCGACCTGCACCGGCGCGGACGCGTGCGCCGCACCGAAGAGCTGGAAACCCTAGACCGCGAAGGTTGCCTCGACGAGCGCTGCCCGCAGGAAGAGGCCAGCCGGCAGCAGCAACTGCAATTGCTCCAGCGTGCCCTTGGCGAGCTGCCCGAAAACTGTCGCCGCGCTTTCGTGCTGCGCAAGGTCGAGGGCTGCAGCCATGTCGAGATCGCCGAAACCATGGGCATTTCCCGCGACATGGTGGAGAAGCACATCGTCAACGCGATGAAGCACTGCCGGCTGCGGCTCAGGGCCTGGGGCGGGCAGGGCTAG
- a CDS encoding lysine N(6)-hydroxylase/L-ornithine N(5)-oxygenase family protein — protein MTQMITPTYDVLGIGFGPSNLALAIALQEQARREGRHYHALFLDKQADYRWHGNTLVAQSELQISFLKDLVTLRNPTSPYSFVNYLHAMGRLIDFTNLGTFYPCRMEYNDYLRWVSDQFAEQRVCGETVSRVEPVQGPDGIELVKVLSTDARGHERFRLARSVVVSTGGTPRFPSAFSHLRDDPRVFHHARYLECMAKQRCNQNEPMRIAVIGGGQSAAEAFIDLNDSFPSVQVDMVLRAAVLKPADDSPFVNEIFAPRYTDLVFNEPKAEREKLIQEFHNTNYSVVDLDLIERIYGIFYRQKVAGVDRHAFLCRRNVEAAKADADGIELTLRDSATGAVETHRYDAVILATGYERKSHRELLAPLQDYLGDFEVGRDYRVLADERLHAGIYLQGFTQDSHGLSDTLLSVLPMRAEEIAASMFEHLPPQESAHKPSRPLTAESA, from the coding sequence ATGACTCAGATGATCACCCCGACCTACGACGTGCTCGGCATCGGTTTCGGCCCCTCCAACCTGGCGCTGGCGATCGCCCTGCAGGAGCAGGCGCGACGCGAGGGCCGCCATTACCACGCGCTGTTCCTCGACAAGCAGGCGGACTACCGCTGGCACGGCAACACCCTGGTGGCGCAGAGCGAGCTGCAGATTTCCTTCCTCAAGGACCTGGTGACCCTGCGCAATCCCACCAGCCCGTACAGCTTCGTCAACTACCTGCATGCGATGGGGCGGCTGATCGACTTCACCAACCTGGGCACCTTCTACCCGTGCCGCATGGAGTACAACGACTACCTGCGCTGGGTCAGCGACCAGTTCGCCGAGCAGCGCGTCTGCGGCGAGACGGTCAGCCGCGTGGAGCCGGTGCAGGGCCCGGACGGCATCGAGCTGGTCAAGGTGCTGTCCACCGATGCCCGCGGCCACGAGCGCTTCCGCCTGGCCCGCAGCGTGGTGGTGAGCACCGGCGGCACGCCGCGCTTCCCGTCCGCCTTCAGCCACCTGCGTGACGATCCGCGCGTGTTCCACCACGCCCGTTACCTGGAATGCATGGCCAAGCAGCGCTGCAACCAGAACGAGCCGATGCGCATCGCGGTGATCGGCGGTGGCCAGAGCGCGGCGGAAGCCTTCATCGACCTGAACGACAGCTTCCCCTCGGTGCAGGTCGACATGGTCCTGCGCGCGGCCGTGCTCAAGCCGGCCGACGACAGCCCCTTCGTCAACGAAATCTTCGCCCCGCGCTACACCGACCTGGTGTTCAACGAGCCCAAGGCCGAGCGCGAGAAGCTGATCCAGGAATTCCACAACACCAACTACTCGGTGGTGGACCTGGACCTGATCGAGCGCATCTACGGCATCTTCTACCGCCAGAAGGTGGCGGGCGTGGATCGCCACGCCTTCCTTTGCCGCCGCAATGTCGAGGCCGCCAAGGCCGACGCCGATGGTATCGAACTGACCCTGCGCGACAGCGCCACCGGCGCCGTGGAAACCCATCGCTACGACGCGGTGATCCTCGCCACCGGTTACGAGCGCAAATCGCACCGCGAGCTGCTCGCGCCGCTGCAGGATTACCTGGGCGATTTCGAGGTGGGCCGCGACTACCGCGTGCTGGCCGACGAGCGCCTGCACGCCGGCATCTACCTGCAGGGCTTCACCCAGGACAGCCACGGCCTGAGCGACACCTTGCTGTCGGTGCTGCCGATGCGCGCCGAGGAAATCGCCGCCTCGATGTTCGAGCACCTGCCGCCGCAGGAATCGGCACACAAGCCCTCGCGTCCGCTGACGGCCGAAAGCGCCTGA
- a CDS encoding GNAT family N-acetyltransferase produces MTPTFSLPLPDGRQLSADRGATGLTLLLDGEPLLTAQREGECWQLNGAVTRDALWALAYWSFAGEAQCERVQFAAANVPAEALEQGLVSRDEVGGRLQVERAAFWQLPAAWHKGIASADYPQVYRMSSGRRHPLRAPKPQGEVYRRFDAKLGQWISLRTLDIELDLERFNRWQNSPRVLEFWQEGGTLEQHRVYLEKAAADPHTTTLIGSIDDEPFAYYEAYWAKEDRIAPFYEVGDYDRGIHMLVGEESHRGPHKVESWMTALVHYLLLDDPRTQRIVAEPRADNAKMIGHMQRLGFWREKEFNFPHKRAALMVQSRETFFERCALC; encoded by the coding sequence ATGACGCCCACTTTTTCCCTGCCGCTGCCCGATGGCCGCCAACTGTCCGCCGACCGCGGCGCCACAGGCCTGACCTTGCTGCTCGATGGCGAGCCGCTGCTGACTGCGCAACGCGAAGGCGAGTGCTGGCAGCTCAACGGTGCCGTCACCCGCGACGCCCTCTGGGCGCTGGCCTATTGGAGCTTTGCCGGCGAAGCGCAGTGTGAGCGCGTGCAGTTCGCTGCCGCCAACGTACCCGCCGAGGCCCTGGAGCAAGGCCTGGTGAGCCGTGATGAAGTCGGCGGGCGCCTGCAGGTCGAGCGTGCGGCCTTCTGGCAGCTGCCTGCTGCCTGGCACAAGGGCATCGCCAGTGCCGATTACCCGCAGGTCTATCGCATGAGCAGCGGCCGCCGTCATCCGCTGCGCGCACCCAAGCCGCAGGGTGAGGTCTATCGCCGCTTCGATGCGAAGTTGGGCCAATGGATTTCCCTGCGCACCCTGGACATCGAGCTGGACCTGGAGCGCTTCAACCGCTGGCAGAACAGCCCGCGCGTGCTGGAGTTCTGGCAGGAAGGCGGCACCCTTGAACAGCACCGCGTCTACCTGGAAAAAGCCGCTGCCGACCCGCACACCACCACCCTGATCGGCAGCATCGACGACGAGCCCTTCGCCTACTACGAAGCCTACTGGGCCAAGGAAGACCGCATCGCGCCGTTCTACGAAGTGGGCGACTACGACCGCGGCATCCACATGCTGGTGGGCGAGGAATCCCATCGCGGGCCGCACAAGGTGGAAAGCTGGATGACCGCCCTGGTGCATTACCTGCTGCTGGACGACCCGCGCACCCAGCGCATCGTCGCCGAGCCGCGCGCCGACAACGCGAAGATGATCGGCCACATGCAGCGCCTGGGCTTCTGGCGCGAGAAGGAATTCAACTTCCCGCACAAGCGCGCCGCGCTGATGGTGCAGAGCCGGGAAACCTTCTTCGAGCGTTGCGCCCTGTGCTGA
- the fhuF gene encoding siderophore-iron reductase FhuF yields the protein MIAALAPLYFGEFVSYREVLVTRDDPRPSIPVRTLLEREMLDSVLRRFDPPHADGDRRALASQWSKWYLVRIIPPAVAAALVLGRTLPLDFDDVEVVLDAQGIPEAFKLPGEGGPFAAPPGDPFQRFAHLLEDHLQPFVQRLAAEVRLSPRVLWSNAGNYFEWFIGEMGKLPPLAPMLGHGRELLETERRPDGMRNPLFKPIQYVEVSCAQRPDGLWRQRRTCCIRYRLGEIGNCDNCPLIDEPPAELSDL from the coding sequence GTGATCGCAGCCCTCGCGCCGTTGTATTTCGGCGAGTTCGTCAGCTACCGCGAGGTGCTGGTGACCCGCGACGATCCTCGTCCTTCGATACCGGTCCGCACGCTGCTCGAACGCGAGATGCTCGACAGCGTGCTGCGCCGCTTCGATCCGCCCCACGCCGATGGTGATCGCCGCGCCCTGGCCTCGCAGTGGTCCAAGTGGTACCTGGTGCGGATCATCCCGCCGGCCGTGGCCGCCGCGCTGGTGCTCGGCCGCACGCTGCCGTTGGACTTCGACGACGTGGAAGTGGTGCTGGATGCCCAGGGCATTCCCGAGGCTTTCAAATTGCCGGGGGAGGGTGGCCCTTTTGCGGCGCCGCCGGGTGATCCGTTCCAGCGCTTCGCCCACTTGCTGGAAGATCACCTGCAACCCTTCGTGCAACGGCTCGCCGCCGAGGTGCGCCTGTCGCCCAGGGTGCTGTGGAGTAACGCCGGGAATTACTTCGAGTGGTTCATCGGCGAGATGGGCAAGCTACCGCCGCTGGCACCGATGCTGGGGCACGGTCGGGAGCTGCTGGAGACCGAGCGCCGGCCGGATGGCATGCGCAATCCACTGTTCAAGCCGATCCAGTATGTCGAGGTGTCCTGCGCGCAGCGCCCCGACGGGCTCTGGCGGCAGCGGCGGACCTGCTGCATTCGCTATCGGCTGGGGGAGATTGGCAATTGCGATAATTGCCCGTTGATCGATGAGCCGCCGGCGGAGTTGAGCGACCTTTAA
- a CDS encoding ATP-binding cassette domain-containing protein — translation MFELENVSFSVPGRTLLQPLSLQLADGNMIGLIGHNGSGKSTLLKLLARQQQASGGSIRLDGKPLQDWGNRDFARQVAYLPQQLPQTDGLTVRELVAFGRYPWHGALGRVTGEDRKQIDRALELTDTQAFADRPVDLLSGGERQRVWLAMLLAQNSRYLLLDEPTSALDIAHQVEVLSRVHELSRELGLGVLVVLHDINMAARYCDHLIALHGGRLLAQGSPAELMRGDTLEDIYGIPMGVLSNPVDGSPISYLR, via the coding sequence ATGTTCGAACTGGAAAATGTCAGTTTCAGCGTCCCCGGTCGCACCCTTCTGCAACCGCTGAGCCTGCAGTTGGCCGACGGCAACATGATCGGCCTGATCGGCCACAACGGTTCGGGCAAATCCACGCTGCTCAAGCTGCTGGCCCGCCAGCAACAGGCCAGTGGCGGCAGCATCCGCCTGGACGGCAAGCCGCTGCAGGACTGGGGCAACCGCGACTTCGCGCGCCAGGTAGCCTACCTGCCGCAACAGCTGCCGCAGACCGACGGCCTGACCGTGCGCGAACTGGTCGCTTTCGGCCGGTACCCGTGGCACGGCGCGCTGGGCCGCGTGACCGGCGAAGACCGCAAGCAGATCGACCGCGCGCTGGAGCTGACTGACACTCAGGCCTTCGCCGACCGCCCGGTGGACCTGCTTTCCGGCGGCGAACGCCAACGCGTCTGGCTGGCCATGCTGCTGGCGCAGAACAGCCGCTACCTGCTGCTGGACGAACCAACCTCGGCGCTGGATATCGCCCACCAGGTGGAAGTGCTCTCCCGCGTCCACGAACTGAGCCGCGAGCTGGGCCTGGGCGTGCTGGTGGTGCTGCACGACATCAACATGGCGGCGCGCTACTGCGACCACCTGATCGCCCTGCATGGCGGCCGCCTGCTGGCCCAGGGCTCCCCCGCCGAACTGATGCGCGGGGACACGCTGGAAGACATCTACGGCATTCCCATGGGCGTGCTGAGCAATCCGGTGGATGGGTCGCCGATCAGTTATCTGCGCTGA
- a CDS encoding DEAD/DEAH box helicase, with translation MESAVERYKRLLAEALTRYFPRTTEYLRAEREAAQPQPRGRGKTKGNAKAPAKRTAKTKKDGEGPAPRRPRAPAAAGIYGTAKAPDEQLALDMRQRVAQAAAHGVISQPSDEQWAMIVAPEPLTRIFAGAGSGKSTTLVLRVVYMLCHLGIDAERVTVISFTNASCAQLRDQLVKVLGYWGHPFDAAQARQCVRTFHSAMGTLAKVALKNPRWFEQLDERAPADELDNPLLAGRLRPAQQRLLKQVYQQCYADRHEFRVLAHQLLELPPPPEAGEDGKLPRIGKAPLDAFKLSGEFTALPLFEAFYAQAGFIESIGLRIAQLQPKKLGCPARERQFVEALQLFWVDFENALQEQGLLTFNLAFQRLTDQLGDGKLPAAALAPFQHLLIDEFQDVSPQIVQWLQALHRDLAKRGEAVSLMAIGDDWQSIYAWRGSSPELFMDFDRHFPSKGRRKSRVLLLETNYRSIDPVIRDGERVLVGVANKQAKTCRAFKSAEAGDHGVKLVQRFDARNSLPILLEEIRKQCEHVVAHGSREKTAVLLLSRRNETLQTILGELDRKLPVKGMTIHRAKGLQAEVAIIVDDCAPPEKHPLRSALYAASGFFASSYDQAQQDEQLRLAYVAITRGVSRVFWFTRKAQGPTAILAMRRNVEAAPA, from the coding sequence ATGGAGTCTGCTGTCGAACGCTACAAACGCCTGCTCGCCGAGGCCCTGACGCGTTATTTCCCCCGTACCACCGAATACCTGCGCGCCGAACGCGAAGCGGCGCAGCCGCAGCCTCGTGGACGCGGCAAGACCAAGGGCAATGCCAAGGCGCCCGCCAAGCGCACGGCGAAAACCAAGAAGGATGGCGAGGGGCCTGCGCCCAGGCGCCCGCGAGCTCCGGCCGCAGCCGGTATCTACGGCACCGCCAAGGCGCCCGATGAACAGCTCGCCCTGGACATGCGCCAGCGAGTGGCCCAGGCCGCCGCCCACGGCGTGATCAGCCAGCCATCGGACGAACAGTGGGCGATGATCGTCGCGCCCGAACCGCTGACCCGCATCTTCGCCGGCGCCGGCTCCGGCAAGTCGACGACCCTGGTCCTGCGCGTCGTCTACATGCTGTGCCACCTGGGCATCGACGCCGAGCGAGTGACGGTGATTTCCTTCACCAACGCATCCTGCGCCCAGCTGCGCGATCAACTGGTGAAAGTGCTCGGCTATTGGGGCCATCCCTTCGACGCTGCCCAGGCGCGTCAGTGTGTGCGCACCTTCCATTCGGCCATGGGCACGCTGGCGAAAGTCGCGCTGAAGAACCCGCGCTGGTTCGAGCAACTGGACGAGCGCGCCCCGGCAGACGAACTGGACAACCCCTTGCTGGCAGGACGCCTGCGCCCGGCGCAGCAGCGGCTGCTCAAGCAGGTCTACCAGCAGTGCTATGCCGACCGGCACGAATTCCGTGTCCTGGCGCATCAGCTGCTGGAGCTGCCGCCACCGCCTGAAGCCGGCGAGGATGGCAAGCTGCCGCGCATCGGCAAGGCGCCGCTGGATGCCTTCAAGTTGTCTGGAGAATTCACCGCGCTGCCGCTGTTCGAAGCCTTCTATGCCCAGGCCGGGTTCATCGAGAGCATCGGCCTGCGCATCGCCCAGCTGCAGCCAAAGAAGCTCGGCTGTCCGGCGCGCGAACGGCAGTTCGTCGAAGCGCTGCAACTGTTCTGGGTGGACTTCGAAAACGCGCTGCAGGAACAAGGCCTGCTGACCTTCAACCTGGCCTTCCAGCGCCTCACCGACCAGCTCGGTGACGGCAAGTTGCCGGCCGCAGCCTTGGCGCCGTTCCAGCACCTGCTGATCGACGAGTTCCAGGATGTCTCGCCGCAGATCGTGCAGTGGCTGCAGGCGCTGCACCGCGACCTCGCCAAGCGCGGCGAAGCCGTCAGCCTGATGGCCATCGGTGACGACTGGCAGTCCATCTACGCCTGGCGTGGCAGCTCGCCGGAGCTGTTCATGGACTTCGACCGGCATTTCCCCAGCAAGGGCCGGCGCAAGAGCCGCGTGCTGCTGCTGGAAACCAACTACCGCAGCATTGACCCGGTGATCCGTGACGGTGAGCGGGTGCTGGTGGGCGTGGCCAACAAGCAGGCCAAGACCTGCCGCGCCTTCAAGTCAGCGGAAGCGGGGGATCACGGCGTGAAGCTGGTGCAGCGTTTCGATGCGCGCAACAGCTTGCCGATCCTGTTGGAGGAAATCCGCAAGCAGTGCGAGCACGTTGTCGCACACGGATCGCGGGAGAAGACCGCCGTGTTGCTGCTCAGCCGGCGCAATGAAACCCTGCAGACGATCCTCGGCGAGCTGGACCGCAAGCTGCCGGTGAAGGGCATGACCATCCACCGCGCCAAGGGCCTGCAGGCGGAAGTAGCGATCATCGTCGACGACTGCGCGCCACCGGAAAAACATCCGCTGCGCAGCGCGCTGTACGCGGCTTCGGGCTTCTTCGCCAGCAGCTATGACCAGGCCCAGCAGGATGAGCAGCTGCGCCTGGCCTACGTGGCGATCACCCGTGGCGTGAGCCGGGTGTTCTGGTTCACGCGCAAGGCGCAGGGGCCGACGGCGATCCTGGCCATGCGGCGCAACGTGGAAGCTGCGCCGGCATGA
- a CDS encoding FKBP-type peptidyl-prolyl cis-trans isomerase translates to MSNELQIEDIVVGDGKAVVKGALITTQYKGILEDGTVFDSSYDKGRPFQCVIGTGRVIKGWDQGLMGMKVGGKRKLFVPAHLAYGERQVGAHIQPNSNLLFEIELLEVLTRDD, encoded by the coding sequence ATGAGCAACGAACTGCAGATCGAAGATATCGTCGTCGGCGACGGCAAGGCCGTGGTCAAGGGCGCCCTGATCACCACCCAGTACAAGGGCATCCTGGAGGACGGCACCGTCTTCGATTCGTCCTACGACAAGGGCCGGCCCTTCCAGTGCGTGATCGGCACCGGCCGGGTGATCAAGGGCTGGGACCAGGGCCTGATGGGCATGAAGGTCGGCGGCAAGCGCAAGCTCTTCGTCCCGGCGCATCTGGCCTACGGCGAGCGCCAGGTCGGCGCGCACATCCAGCCCAACTCCAACCTGCTGTTCGAGATCGAACTGCTGGAAGTCCTCACCCGCGACGATTGA
- a CDS encoding glycine zipper 2TM domain-containing protein: MKHLKHGFLAWLCAFLVGCAAMDAGGGGSGNGAPGEMEIRTGVVEQVTDTQVKTNHDTGVGAILGGLGGVALGSLIGRGTGRDVAMIAGALAGGVGGNYAEQRQYDKPQEAQQIIVRMKNGVLVSVTQPVNAELKPGSKVYIEGQGAGARVVPQND, encoded by the coding sequence ATGAAGCACCTCAAGCATGGATTCCTCGCCTGGCTCTGCGCGTTCCTGGTCGGCTGCGCCGCCATGGATGCCGGCGGGGGCGGTAGCGGCAACGGCGCGCCGGGAGAAATGGAGATTCGTACCGGGGTGGTCGAGCAGGTGACCGATACCCAGGTGAAGACCAACCATGACACGGGTGTCGGCGCCATTCTCGGTGGCCTCGGCGGTGTGGCGCTGGGCAGCCTGATCGGCCGCGGTACCGGGCGCGACGTGGCGATGATCGCGGGCGCGCTGGCCGGTGGCGTGGGCGGCAACTATGCCGAGCAGCGCCAGTACGACAAACCCCAGGAAGCGCAGCAGATCATCGTGCGGATGAAGAACGGCGTGCTGGTGTCGGTGACCCAGCCGGTGAACGCCGAGCTCAAGCCCGGCAGCAAGGTCTACATCGAAGGGCAGGGCGCCGGGGCCCGCGTGGTGCCGCAGAACGACTGA
- a CDS encoding LysR substrate-binding domain-containing protein: protein MSRSFPGIRSLRTFEAAGRHLNFTRAAEEVGLTPAAVSHQIKELEDQLGLGLFVRTSRSIQLTPAGALLLEAAVESLGLLHRATVRARRLARTSEQLRVSLTARFATHWLLPRLPKFRALHPGLKLSFDVSDELRDFAFDDIDLAIRFGSGHYPGLVAERLFDTQIVPVCCPSLLTEGPPLHEPRDLQAHTLCHVVCETEGAAWPDWSRWMAAAGVEDFDAGNCVTFEDTSHVVQAVLEGGAVGLADQAMVARELEQGLLVQPFELGVRVAQDYAYNLVYPQASAEDPRVKAFRDWALAELVD, encoded by the coding sequence ATGAGTCGTTCCTTTCCCGGTATCCGCAGCCTGCGCACCTTCGAGGCGGCTGGCCGTCACCTCAATTTCACCCGCGCGGCGGAAGAAGTCGGCCTGACGCCGGCCGCGGTCAGCCACCAGATCAAGGAGCTGGAAGACCAGCTCGGCCTTGGCTTGTTCGTGCGCACCAGTCGCAGCATCCAGCTGACCCCGGCAGGCGCGTTGCTGCTCGAAGCGGCAGTCGAGTCCCTCGGTCTGCTGCACCGCGCCACCGTGCGTGCCCGACGGTTGGCGCGGACTTCGGAACAACTACGGGTCTCGCTGACTGCCCGGTTCGCCACGCACTGGCTGCTGCCGCGCCTGCCGAAATTCCGCGCCCTGCATCCGGGGTTGAAGCTCAGTTTCGACGTCAGCGACGAGTTGCGGGATTTCGCCTTCGACGACATCGATCTGGCCATCCGCTTCGGCAGCGGACACTACCCCGGCCTGGTCGCGGAGCGCCTGTTCGATACCCAGATAGTGCCGGTGTGCTGCCCGAGCCTGCTCACCGAAGGCCCGCCCTTGCACGAGCCGCGCGACCTGCAGGCCCATACCTTGTGCCATGTGGTGTGCGAGACCGAAGGCGCCGCCTGGCCGGACTGGTCGCGCTGGATGGCAGCCGCCGGCGTGGAAGACTTCGACGCCGGCAACTGCGTGACCTTCGAGGACACCAGCCACGTGGTGCAGGCCGTGCTGGAAGGCGGCGCGGTCGGGCTGGCCGACCAGGCCATGGTCGCCCGCGAACTGGAGCAGGGCCTGCTGGTGCAGCCGTTCGAGCTGGGCGTGCGCGTCGCCCAGGACTACGCCTACAACCTGGTCTACCCGCAGGCCAGTGCAGAAGACCCGCGGGTGAAGGCCTTCCGCGACTGGGCGCTGGCCGAGCTGGTCGACTGA
- a CDS encoding aminotransferase class IV family protein — MSAAIHPYITQRNAQPASADDLAPLAFAGYAHFTAMQVRDGGIRGLDLHLERLRNASQRLFGQSHSDEEIRAALRSALEQAPEDVSLMATVYSPAGEFTVAGPEHRPELLVRTAPPSDGPQGPLALAIAGHERVLPEIKHVGEIAKTWYLREAVSAGFDDAVFTDHRGRFSEATIWNLAFWDGETVVWPRARMLTGTTMGILQRQLERQGVRQVTRAIDQQDLPRLTGAVVMNSWTPAVPVSRIGDVEIPPAPEFVELLRSAFEAEPRVQP, encoded by the coding sequence ATGTCAGCCGCCATCCATCCCTACATCACCCAGCGCAATGCCCAGCCGGCCAGCGCCGACGACCTCGCGCCCCTGGCTTTCGCCGGCTATGCACATTTCACCGCCATGCAGGTGCGTGACGGCGGCATTCGCGGCCTGGACCTGCACCTGGAGCGCCTGCGCAACGCTTCGCAGCGGCTGTTCGGCCAGAGCCACTCCGATGAGGAGATTCGTGCCGCCTTGCGTAGCGCACTGGAGCAGGCGCCGGAAGACGTATCCCTGATGGCGACGGTCTACTCGCCCGCCGGGGAATTCACCGTTGCCGGCCCTGAGCATCGCCCCGAGCTGCTGGTGCGCACCGCACCGCCTTCGGATGGCCCGCAGGGGCCGCTGGCTCTCGCCATCGCCGGGCACGAACGGGTGCTGCCGGAGATCAAGCACGTCGGCGAGATCGCCAAGACCTGGTATCTGCGCGAAGCAGTCTCCGCCGGCTTCGACGATGCGGTGTTCACCGATCACCGCGGTCGTTTCAGCGAGGCGACCATCTGGAACCTGGCGTTCTGGGACGGTGAAACCGTGGTCTGGCCCAGGGCTCGGATGCTTACCGGCACCACCATGGGCATCCTCCAGCGGCAACTGGAACGGCAGGGCGTGCGCCAGGTCACCCGTGCCATCGACCAGCAGGACCTGCCGCGCCTCACCGGCGCCGTGGTGATGAACTCCTGGACGCCGGCGGTACCGGTGAGCCGCATTGGTGATGTTGAGATCCCGCCGGCGCCGGAGTTCGTCGAGTTGCTGCGCAGCGCCTTTGAGGCCGAGCCGCGTGTTCAGCCCTGA